In Caretta caretta isolate rCarCar2 chromosome 20, rCarCar1.hap1, whole genome shotgun sequence, a single window of DNA contains:
- the IER2 gene encoding immediate early response gene 2 protein: protein MEVQKEAQRIMTLSVWKMYNSRLQRGGLRLHRSLQLSLVMRSAREVYLSAKLEEDEEGGLGPQPCLGEEGAGQPPLPAAAASPGPQAPEERAAPADRGSAPGAGDPEPMETQDSSGDLPQAPAPLAAPAPGAGRRPARGVSLPPPGKASRKRRSSSLDKPGAAEAGLVPTKKARLEAAEEEGERQPQGQDGPFPSLAKVLQTRFSGMLRGGPPKGPEPTPGCRPGDGVLSILVRAVVAF, encoded by the coding sequence ATGGAGGTGCAGAAGGAAGCCCAGCGCATCATGACCCTGTCGGTGTGGAAGATGTACAACTCCCGCCTGCAGCGCGGCGGCCTCCGGCTGCACCGGAGCCTGCAGCTCTCGCTGGTCATGCGGAGCGCCCGGGAGGTCTATCTCTCCGCCAAGCTGGAGGAGGACGAGGAGGGGGGACTTGGGCCGCAGCCCtgcctgggggaggaaggggccggCCAGCCCCCACTgccggccgccgccgcctcccccggcccccaggccCCGGAGGAGCGGGCAGCCCCCGCGGACCGTGGAAGCGCCCCGGGCGCCGGCGATCCGGAGCCCATGGAGACGCAGGACAGCAGCGGGGACCTGCCCCAGGCGCCCGCCCCTCTGGCGGCTCCAGCGCCCGGGGCGGGTAGGCGGCCGGCGCGGGGGGTTTCGTTGCCGCCCCCGGGCAAAGCCAGCAGGAAGCGGCGGAGCAGCAGCTTGGACAAGCCGGGGGCGGCCGAGGCCGGGCTGGTGCCCACCAAGAAGGCCCGGCTGGAGGCGGCGGAGGAGGAGGGCGAGCGGCAGCCCCAGGGACAGGacggccccttccccagcctggccaaAGTCCTGCAGACCCGCTTCTCCGGGATGCTGCGGGGCGGCCCGCCCAAGGGCCCCGAGCCCACGCCGGGCTGCCGGCCCGGGGACGGGGTGCTCAGCATACTGGTCCGAGCCGTGGTGGCCTTTTAA